The following are from one region of the Vibrio parahaemolyticus genome:
- a CDS encoding DUF4344 domain-containing metallopeptidase, whose product MKIQSLLPALLLCAASANAANNIRIEYIPAETTHDKLAEQSIQSSDVNPIFVRLSQAYFPFRKPLTLIYGGEDGPMYDPDTHTIHIPYTFYLESLNYFSNNQYEDRYGKSPKTGALDTLLHTLLHEAGHAYIEDQSIPVLGKEEDAVDNFATILLIDYLDDGADMAISAADMFAFESDDRPDYYDFGEYIDEHSFDLQRYFSTLCLVYGSDPEQYKSLLDEVEKDYLRDRKDFCQYNYENIRTNWQHYLQHNEPKEASPRKSSEKPSSSPNAMTN is encoded by the coding sequence ATGAAAATTCAATCGCTTCTCCCTGCGCTATTACTCTGCGCCGCTTCTGCCAACGCGGCGAACAATATTCGTATCGAGTACATACCCGCAGAAACAACCCATGACAAACTTGCCGAGCAATCCATTCAAAGCAGCGATGTGAACCCGATTTTTGTTCGACTTTCTCAAGCCTACTTCCCTTTTCGTAAACCGCTCACTCTGATTTATGGCGGCGAAGATGGCCCTATGTACGATCCCGACACGCACACAATCCATATTCCTTATACGTTTTACTTGGAGTCGCTCAATTACTTCTCCAACAACCAATATGAAGATCGCTACGGAAAATCGCCAAAGACTGGTGCATTAGATACCTTATTACACACTTTGCTGCATGAAGCTGGGCATGCGTACATCGAGGATCAAAGCATCCCTGTGTTGGGGAAAGAAGAAGATGCCGTTGACAATTTCGCCACTATTTTACTGATCGACTATTTAGACGATGGCGCCGATATGGCCATCAGTGCCGCCGACATGTTTGCGTTTGAGTCCGATGACAGACCCGACTATTACGATTTTGGCGAGTACATTGACGAACACAGTTTTGACCTGCAGCGTTACTTCTCCACTTTGTGCTTGGTGTATGGCAGCGATCCTGAACAGTACAAATCGTTACTCGACGAAGTTGAAAAAGACTACCTTCGAGATCGCAAAGACTTCTGCCAATACAATTACGAAAATATTCGCACTAACTGGCAGCACTACCTGCAGCACAATGAACCCAAAGAAGCATCGCCACGTAAAAGCAGCGAGAAACCATCAAGCAGCCCCAATGCAATGACGAATTGA